The Synechococcus sp. MW101C3 genome has a segment encoding these proteins:
- a CDS encoding amidohydrolase produces MPELIGLRRHIHAHPELSGAEHQTAALVAGELRLLGWDVREGVGRTGVVAELGPEAAPLLALRVDMDALPVEERTGLPFASCHQGLMHACGHDLHTAIGLGVARLLAPLAPRLTARVRLLFQPAEEIAQGAAWMLADGAMEGVQALFGVHVFPSLPVGSIGVRSGSLTAAAGELEVEVLGEGGHGARPHQSTDAIWIAARVVSGLQEAISRRLDALQPVVVSFGRIEGGKAFNVIADHVRLLGTVRCLDTEVHAELPGWIEDTVHAICRGYGGEARVRYRCISPPVHNDPALTELVEEAALALLDRPQVRRLEQPSLGAEDFAELLTAAPGTMFRLGVAGPEGCAALHNGGFDPDEGAIAVGVQVLTLSLLLWMERRV; encoded by the coding sequence ATGCCGGAGTTGATCGGGCTGCGTCGCCACATTCATGCCCATCCGGAGCTGAGCGGGGCGGAACACCAGACCGCCGCCCTGGTGGCCGGGGAGCTGCGCCTGCTGGGGTGGGACGTGCGCGAAGGGGTGGGCCGCACCGGCGTGGTCGCGGAGCTGGGCCCTGAAGCGGCGCCACTGCTGGCTCTGCGGGTCGACATGGACGCGCTGCCGGTGGAGGAGCGCACCGGCCTGCCTTTCGCCTCCTGCCATCAGGGGCTGATGCATGCCTGCGGGCACGACCTGCACACCGCGATCGGCCTGGGGGTGGCGCGGCTGCTGGCGCCCCTCGCCCCGCGGCTCACGGCCCGGGTGCGGCTGCTGTTTCAGCCAGCCGAGGAAATCGCCCAGGGGGCGGCCTGGATGCTGGCCGACGGCGCCATGGAGGGGGTGCAGGCCCTGTTCGGCGTGCATGTGTTCCCAAGCCTGCCGGTGGGCAGCATCGGCGTGCGCAGCGGCAGCCTCACGGCCGCGGCGGGCGAGCTGGAAGTGGAGGTGCTGGGCGAAGGCGGCCACGGCGCCCGGCCGCACCAGTCCACCGATGCGATCTGGATCGCGGCCCGGGTGGTGAGCGGTCTGCAGGAGGCGATCAGCCGGCGGCTGGATGCGCTGCAGCCGGTGGTGGTGAGCTTCGGCAGGATCGAGGGGGGCAAGGCCTTCAATGTGATCGCCGACCATGTGCGCCTGCTGGGCACGGTGCGCTGCCTCGACACCGAGGTGCACGCCGAACTGCCCGGCTGGATCGAGGACACGGTGCATGCCATCTGCCGCGGCTACGGCGGCGAGGCGCGGGTGCGCTACCGCTGCATCTCGCCGCCGGTGCACAACGACCCGGCGCTCACCGAGCTGGTGGAGGAGGCGGCCCTGGCGCTGCTCGATCGTCCGCAGGTGCGGCGGCTGGAGCAGCCGTCCCTGGGGGCGGAGGATTTCGCCGAGCTGCTCACTGCTGCGCCGGGCACCATGTTCCGGCTGGGGGTGGCCGGGCCCGAGGGTTGCGCGGCCCTCCACAACGGCGGCTTCGACCCTGACGAAGGGGCGATCGCCGTCGGCGTGCAGGTGCTCACGCTCAGCCTGCTGCTCTGGATGGAGCGCCGGGTGTGA